In a genomic window of Nodosilinea sp. E11:
- the psaB gene encoding photosystem I core protein PsaB, with product MATKFPKFSQDLAQDPTTRRIWYGIATAHDFESHDGMTEENLYQKIFASHFGHLAIIFLWTSGNLFHVAWQGNFEQWIKDPLNIKPIAHAIWDPHFGQPAVDAFSQAGSSTPVNIAFSGVYHWWYTIGMRTNSDLYSGAVFLLILSAVFLFAGWLHLQPKFRPSLSWFKNAESRLNHHLAGLFGVSSLAWTGHLVHVAIPESRGVHVGWDNFLSMKPHPEGLMPFFTGNWGVYAQNPDTSSHIFGTATGSGSAILTFLGGFHPQTESLWLTDMAHHHLAIAVIFIIAGHMYRTNFGIGHSIKEILNAHKPPGGGLGEGHKGLYDTLNNSLHFQLALALASLGVITSLVAQHMYALPPYAFMAKDYTTQAALYTHHQYIAGFIMVGAFAHGAIFLIRDYDPVANKNNVLDRVLQHKEAIISHLSWVSLFLGFHTLGLYVHNDVVVAFGTPEKQILVEPVFAQWVQACSGKLLYGFDTLLSNPDSVTQTANAVYLPGWFDAINSNANSLFLTIGPGDFLVHHAIALGLHTTTLILVKGALDARGSKLMPDKKDFGYSFPCDGPGRGGTCDISAWDSFYLAMFWMLNTIGWVTFYWHWKHLSIWSGNVAQFNESSNYLMGWLRDYLWLNSSQLINGYNPYGMNNLAVWAWMFLFGHLVWATGFMFLISWRGYWQELIETLVWAHERTPLANLVRWKDKPVAMSIIQGRVVGLAHFTVGYILTYAAFLIASTSSRFG from the coding sequence ATGGCAACTAAATTCCCTAAATTTAGCCAGGACTTGGCCCAAGATCCGACCACACGGCGGATCTGGTACGGGATTGCCACCGCCCACGACTTTGAAAGCCACGACGGCATGACGGAGGAGAATCTTTACCAAAAGATTTTCGCCTCCCACTTTGGCCACCTGGCAATCATCTTTCTGTGGACTTCGGGCAACCTGTTCCACGTCGCCTGGCAAGGCAACTTCGAACAGTGGATCAAAGATCCGCTCAACATCAAACCGATCGCCCACGCGATCTGGGATCCTCACTTTGGCCAGCCTGCGGTAGATGCTTTCTCCCAGGCCGGGTCTTCGACTCCGGTGAACATTGCCTTCTCAGGCGTGTACCACTGGTGGTACACCATCGGCATGCGCACCAACAGTGACCTGTACAGTGGCGCTGTCTTTCTGCTGATTCTGTCGGCGGTCTTCCTGTTCGCAGGCTGGCTGCACCTTCAGCCCAAGTTTCGCCCTAGCTTGTCCTGGTTCAAAAACGCCGAGTCTCGCCTCAACCACCACCTGGCTGGTCTGTTTGGCGTCAGCTCTCTGGCTTGGACCGGTCACCTAGTGCACGTGGCTATCCCCGAATCTCGCGGTGTCCACGTGGGTTGGGACAACTTCCTCTCGATGAAGCCCCACCCCGAAGGCTTAATGCCCTTCTTTACCGGTAACTGGGGAGTCTATGCCCAGAACCCCGATACCTCTAGCCATATCTTTGGTACGGCAACCGGGTCTGGTTCTGCGATTCTGACCTTCCTGGGTGGCTTCCATCCTCAGACAGAGTCTCTCTGGCTGACGGATATGGCCCACCACCACCTGGCGATCGCGGTGATCTTCATCATCGCTGGCCACATGTACCGCACCAACTTCGGTATTGGCCACAGCATCAAAGAAATCTTGAATGCTCACAAGCCACCCGGTGGCGGTCTGGGTGAAGGTCACAAGGGTCTCTACGACACCTTGAACAACTCCCTCCACTTCCAGCTGGCTCTGGCCTTGGCTTCGCTGGGTGTGATTACCTCCCTAGTGGCGCAGCACATGTACGCGCTGCCCCCCTACGCCTTCATGGCTAAGGACTACACCACCCAGGCGGCTCTGTATACCCACCACCAGTACATCGCTGGATTCATTATGGTGGGGGCCTTTGCCCACGGCGCGATCTTCCTGATCCGCGACTACGACCCCGTTGCTAATAAGAACAACGTCCTCGATCGCGTTCTACAGCACAAAGAGGCGATCATCTCGCACCTGAGCTGGGTGTCGCTGTTCCTGGGTTTCCACACCCTGGGTCTGTACGTGCACAACGACGTGGTGGTTGCCTTTGGCACCCCCGAGAAGCAGATTCTGGTTGAGCCTGTGTTTGCCCAGTGGGTGCAAGCCTGCTCCGGTAAGCTGCTCTACGGCTTCGACACTCTGCTGTCGAACCCCGACAGCGTGACTCAGACCGCCAATGCCGTTTACCTGCCCGGCTGGTTTGATGCCATCAACAGCAACGCCAACTCGCTGTTTCTAACCATTGGCCCTGGCGACTTCCTGGTTCACCATGCGATCGCCCTGGGTCTGCACACCACCACCTTGATCTTGGTCAAGGGTGCTCTGGATGCGCGCGGTTCGAAGCTGATGCCCGACAAAAAAGACTTCGGCTACAGCTTCCCCTGCGACGGCCCCGGCCGTGGCGGCACCTGCGACATCTCTGCTTGGGATTCGTTCTACCTGGCCATGTTCTGGATGCTCAACACCATTGGTTGGGTGACCTTCTACTGGCACTGGAAGCACCTGAGCATCTGGTCTGGTAACGTCGCTCAGTTCAATGAGTCGTCGAACTACCTGATGGGCTGGCTGCGCGATTACCTGTGGCTCAACAGCTCTCAGCTGATCAACGGCTACAACCCCTACGGCATGAACAACCTTGCTGTCTGGGCCTGGATGTTCCTCTTTGGACACCTGGTTTGGGCCACCGGCTTCATGTTCTTGATCTCTTGGCGCGGTTACTGGCAAGAGCTGATCGAAACTCTTGTCTGGGCGCACGAGCGCACTCCCCTAGCGAACCTGGTTCGTTGGAAGGACAAGCCCGTTGCCATGTCGATCATTCAGGGTCGAGTTGTGGGCCTAGCTCACTTCACGGTGGGTTACATCCTCACCTACGCGGCCTTCCTGATAGCTTCAACGTCAAGCCGATTTGGCTAA
- a CDS encoding DUF4160 domain-containing protein: protein MPTVLRKDGFDFRMYFDDHIPAHVHAFKGDGEVKISLGDPLTQPIVIVAYNMSSKEAKQALAIVLEHQTELLKRWVEMHG, encoded by the coding sequence ATGCCAACGGTATTGAGAAAAGATGGCTTTGACTTTCGGATGTACTTTGATGATCACATTCCTGCCCATGTCCATGCATTTAAGGGCGATGGAGAGGTCAAAATCAGTCTGGGAGATCCGCTAACCCAGCCTATAGTGATAGTCGCTTACAATATGAGCAGTAAAGAGGCTAAGCAGGCACTAGCGATCGTGCTTGAACATCAGACCGAGCTTTTGAAGCGTTGGGTAGAGATGCATGGCTGA
- a CDS encoding mannose-1-phosphate guanylyltransferase has translation MAALIPIILAGGKGERFWPVSRLARPKQFLCLDGGDRSLLQATADRLLGLAEGWDNIWVITAAHLADRVREQLPELPEANLLIEPVGRDTAPAVAWGTLEVAQRYGDDALVGFFPADHWIADEAAFCHTLQAAAELAVAEGALATLGIAPTYPSTGYGYIEQGEQTGTYGHLSAYTVSRFTEKPDAPTAQTFIDSGRFSWNSGMFIFPAGVMIHELKTHAPQLMQALIAQGVDAYPGLEKLSIDYAVMEHTDRAYVMPVTFGWDDLGDWNAVERLLKQPGDKNVDLATHVALDTEGSIVYSADPNEVVVTIGLEDVVIVRDGNATLVVRKDRTQDIKAAVKQIGAEDRFQHLL, from the coding sequence ATGGCTGCACTAATCCCCATTATTTTGGCCGGAGGCAAGGGCGAACGGTTTTGGCCGGTGAGTCGCCTAGCCCGGCCCAAACAGTTCTTATGTCTCGATGGCGGCGATCGCAGCCTGCTGCAAGCAACCGCCGACCGTCTGCTCGGCCTCGCCGAAGGCTGGGACAATATCTGGGTGATCACTGCGGCCCATTTGGCCGATCGGGTGCGCGAACAGCTACCTGAGCTGCCCGAAGCCAACCTGCTGATCGAGCCTGTGGGTCGCGATACCGCCCCAGCCGTGGCCTGGGGCACGCTTGAGGTGGCCCAACGCTATGGTGACGATGCCCTGGTGGGGTTCTTTCCTGCCGACCATTGGATTGCCGACGAAGCCGCCTTTTGCCACACCCTACAGGCCGCCGCAGAGCTGGCGGTAGCAGAAGGGGCGCTCGCGACGCTGGGCATTGCTCCCACCTATCCCTCTACTGGCTACGGCTATATTGAGCAGGGCGAGCAGACCGGCACCTACGGCCACCTCAGCGCCTACACCGTCAGCCGGTTCACCGAAAAACCCGATGCCCCCACCGCCCAAACCTTCATCGACAGCGGCCGCTTCAGCTGGAATAGCGGCATGTTCATCTTCCCCGCTGGAGTGATGATCCACGAACTCAAGACCCACGCCCCCCAGTTAATGCAGGCGCTGATTGCCCAAGGCGTAGACGCCTACCCTGGGCTGGAAAAACTCAGCATCGACTATGCCGTCATGGAGCACACCGATCGCGCCTACGTCATGCCCGTCACCTTTGGCTGGGATGACCTCGGCGACTGGAACGCCGTCGAGCGTTTGCTAAAGCAGCCCGGTGACAAAAACGTTGATCTGGCTACCCACGTTGCCCTCGATACCGAAGGCAGCATTGTCTACTCCGCCGACCCCAACGAAGTGGTTGTCACCATCGGCTTGGAGGATGTGGTGATTGTGCGCGACGGCAATGCCACCCTGGTTGTGCGCAAAGACCGTACCCAAGACATCAAAGCGGCGGTTAAACAGATCGGGGCCGAAGACCGCTTTCAGCACCTGCTGTAA
- the xseB gene encoding exodeoxyribonuclease VII small subunit, whose protein sequence is MPKKSAPATPPDNWSYEATVATVEDIIAGLESGSLPLATVLSQFEQAVEALQQCDVYLRDKQQQVDVLIETLSDS, encoded by the coding sequence ATGCCTAAAAAGTCTGCCCCTGCTACCCCGCCCGACAACTGGAGCTACGAAGCCACCGTCGCCACCGTCGAGGACATCATCGCTGGCCTCGAATCGGGCAGCTTGCCCTTAGCGACGGTCTTGAGCCAGTTTGAGCAGGCGGTAGAGGCGCTTCAGCAGTGCGACGTCTATCTACGCGACAAGCAGCAGCAGGTGGATGTGCTGATTGAGACTTTGTCTGACTCCTAA
- a CDS encoding DUF2442 domain-containing protein gives MADLIEDAQFLEQYQRAVAAANQARATEPRAVAVYYDAINHLIVIRLNSGAVFSFVPDIAQGLGGASKEDLAAVEITPSGTGLHWETLGADFSVLGLLSGCFGTKTWMATLQNRLQSQLA, from the coding sequence ATGGCTGATTTAATTGAGGACGCTCAATTCCTAGAACAGTACCAGCGGGCCGTAGCAGCAGCTAACCAAGCTAGGGCTACAGAACCTAGAGCGGTAGCAGTCTATTACGATGCTATAAATCACCTGATCGTGATTCGCCTCAACAGTGGAGCGGTGTTTAGCTTTGTGCCTGATATTGCCCAAGGATTGGGCGGGGCATCAAAAGAAGACTTAGCGGCAGTAGAAATTACCCCTTCTGGAACAGGACTGCACTGGGAAACCCTTGGTGCCGATTTTTCAGTATTGGGACTCCTCAGTGGGTGCTTTGGTACCAAAACATGGATGGCGACGTTGCAAAATCGCTTGCAGAGCCAGCTAGCTTGA
- the xseA gene encoding exodeoxyribonuclease VII large subunit, which translates to MTNFDVNAATLPVALSVGGLVDYIKAVLEDDPTLRQVWVVGDVSSVNHHPKGLFFTLTDPDTGAAMSCVAWRSQQARLTVLPAMGEQVIALGTVKVYPQRSSYQLTVWQVLPGGDGLRALRYRQLKQRLAAEGLFDAEFKRPLPALPQTIAVVSSPQAAAWGDIQRSLGHHHPGLHILFSPATVQGDTAPASIVAAIDRVAADGRAEVLILARGGGASEDLECFDDERVVRAVANCPMPVVTGIGHQRDESLADLAADLCAHTPTAAAIAAVPALTDLVEAHQQRVDTVKALVAEHLLDAQSDVQQLGQRLLLLRLDQRVAQQQVHLKQLQRRLVQGVQVELRQASDRTAALRSHLMTLDPDTVVKRGYALVRDDAEQLVTNAKTVVPGQTLQVQLAQGHLTVQVIEAHPPTA; encoded by the coding sequence ATGACAAATTTTGACGTTAACGCTGCCACCCTGCCAGTTGCCCTCAGCGTAGGTGGCCTAGTCGACTACATCAAAGCCGTGCTTGAAGACGACCCCACCCTGCGCCAGGTGTGGGTGGTCGGCGACGTTTCGAGCGTCAACCATCACCCCAAGGGGTTGTTTTTTACCCTCACTGACCCCGATACTGGCGCAGCCATGAGCTGTGTGGCCTGGCGCAGTCAGCAGGCGCGACTAACTGTGCTGCCTGCAATGGGCGAGCAGGTGATTGCTCTGGGTACGGTCAAGGTTTACCCCCAGCGCAGTAGCTATCAGCTCACGGTGTGGCAGGTGCTGCCCGGCGGCGATGGGCTCAGGGCCTTGCGCTACCGCCAGCTCAAGCAGCGCCTCGCCGCCGAGGGCCTGTTCGATGCTGAGTTTAAGCGCCCCTTGCCCGCGCTGCCCCAGACGATCGCGGTAGTGTCGTCGCCCCAGGCCGCAGCCTGGGGCGACATTCAGCGATCGCTGGGTCATCACCACCCTGGCCTGCACATTTTGTTTTCGCCCGCGACGGTACAGGGCGACACCGCCCCCGCCTCAATCGTGGCGGCCATAGACCGGGTCGCTGCCGATGGTCGAGCTGAGGTGTTGATTTTGGCCCGCGGCGGCGGGGCCAGCGAAGACCTGGAATGCTTTGACGACGAGCGGGTAGTGCGGGCCGTGGCCAACTGCCCGATGCCGGTGGTCACCGGCATTGGCCACCAGCGCGATGAGTCTCTAGCCGACCTGGCGGCAGATCTGTGTGCCCATACGCCGACGGCCGCCGCGATCGCGGCGGTGCCCGCCCTGACCGATTTAGTCGAAGCCCACCAGCAACGTGTGGATACCGTCAAAGCCCTAGTGGCTGAACACTTGCTGGACGCCCAAAGCGATGTCCAGCAACTGGGGCAGCGCCTCCTGCTCCTGCGCCTTGATCAGCGAGTGGCTCAGCAGCAGGTTCATCTCAAACAGCTCCAGCGACGACTGGTGCAGGGGGTGCAGGTAGAGCTGCGGCAGGCGAGCGATCGCACCGCCGCCCTGCGGAGTCACCTCATGACCCTTGACCCCGATACCGTCGTCAAGCGAGGCTACGCCCTAGTCCGTGACGACGCTGAGCAGCTCGTCACCAACGCCAAGACGGTTGTCCCTGGTCAAACCCTCCAGGTGCAGCTCGCCCAGGGCCACCTCACGGTCCAGGTGATCGAGGCCCATCCCCCTACCGCCTAA
- a CDS encoding LCP family protein has protein sequence MTTPVQNAATQASDPSEPGTPDQPQTPPDSEFSPPSSPLPLPTATERPQGMRRVVNTLLWGGLFVGTAVTSAVLGATVALTVPLPNLWGGKVNPAASLGDLWQAGFRYQVTRPVNILVMGIDEVPEAMPNSDEVFGGRTDTLLLVRVDADAGTLNVMSIPRDTRVQIPGSGIDKINQANVLGGPELVSQTIGYNLGNIQVDRYVRINTTAFREMVDLVGGIEVNVPKRMEYVDRTQGLYIDLHPGWQTLNGDQAEQFARFRQESGDIGRVQRQQMLLKALRERLTNPTVIPKLPQAIRVLQRYVDTNLTLEEMLAIANFGLEIESDQLQMVMLPGRFSTPEEFIASYWLPNWDASAAVMQNFFQADGVGVYADNSQGRYVADLTIAVQNASNYPNQGAAVARYLRENGFENVYVISDWPGTIARTEVVAQRGDVESARVVESLLGVGRAISESTGDLGSDITIRVGQDWGDRVTQGSEASVR, from the coding sequence ATGACAACCCCCGTGCAGAACGCAGCAACCCAAGCAAGCGACCCATCTGAGCCTGGAACGCCCGACCAACCCCAAACTCCGCCAGACAGCGAGTTTTCCCCGCCATCCTCTCCCCTTCCCCTGCCAACTGCCACTGAGCGCCCCCAGGGGATGCGCCGAGTCGTTAACACTCTGCTGTGGGGTGGCCTGTTTGTTGGCACCGCCGTAACCTCGGCTGTCCTCGGAGCGACGGTGGCGTTGACCGTGCCCTTGCCCAACCTGTGGGGAGGCAAGGTTAACCCGGCGGCTAGCCTCGGCGACCTGTGGCAAGCCGGGTTTCGCTACCAGGTAACGCGCCCGGTCAATATCTTAGTTATGGGTATTGATGAGGTGCCTGAGGCGATGCCCAACTCCGACGAAGTTTTTGGGGGACGCACCGATACGCTGCTACTGGTGCGGGTCGATGCCGATGCTGGCACGCTTAACGTCATGTCGATTCCTCGCGATACTCGGGTACAGATACCGGGGTCTGGCATCGATAAGATCAACCAGGCCAACGTGCTGGGGGGGCCAGAATTGGTGTCTCAGACCATCGGCTACAACCTCGGCAATATCCAGGTCGATCGCTACGTGCGCATCAACACCACCGCCTTTCGAGAAATGGTCGATCTGGTAGGGGGCATTGAGGTCAATGTACCCAAGCGCATGGAGTATGTCGATCGCACCCAGGGGCTCTACATCGACCTGCACCCCGGCTGGCAAACCCTCAACGGTGACCAGGCCGAGCAATTTGCCCGTTTTCGTCAAGAAAGTGGCGATATTGGCCGGGTGCAGCGCCAGCAAATGCTGCTTAAAGCCCTGCGAGAACGGTTGACTAACCCCACGGTGATTCCCAAGTTGCCCCAGGCCATTCGGGTGTTGCAGCGCTACGTTGACACCAACTTGACCCTAGAAGAAATGCTGGCGATCGCCAACTTTGGCCTCGAAATCGAATCTGACCAGCTGCAAATGGTAATGTTGCCGGGCCGTTTTAGCACTCCAGAGGAGTTTATTGCCAGCTACTGGCTGCCCAACTGGGATGCCTCGGCAGCGGTGATGCAAAATTTCTTTCAGGCCGATGGGGTAGGGGTGTACGCCGATAATTCCCAGGGCCGCTACGTGGCCGACTTGACCATTGCGGTGCAAAACGCCTCTAACTACCCCAACCAGGGGGCGGCGGTGGCCCGTTATCTGCGCGAAAACGGGTTTGAGAATGTCTATGTCATTAGCGACTGGCCTGGTACGATCGCCCGAACTGAAGTCGTCGCCCAGCGGGGCGATGTGGAGAGTGCCCGGGTGGTGGAGTCGCTGCTAGGGGTAGGGCGTGCGATCTCTGAGTCAACCGGCGACCTCGGTTCTGACATTACTATTCGGGTGGGCCAAGACTGGGGCGATCGCGTTACCCAAGGTTCCGAGGCCTCGGTTCGGTAG
- a CDS encoding endonuclease domain-containing protein, translating into MRIPDIETALTELEVISPMQAMFYKEAIEQIPSLEYEQYIGEYRVDFLVKEKKFVIEIDGHDYHKTKEQRTRDCLRQRKLNLYGYYVIRFTGTEVYRNVGSCVRETLDLLKQQPQFANGIAEIHPDHYYCFRIQESVMNLLDRNNCDFYQDECCFRFELGEYFDPLLIIKSGKIASVSHFFTQNCDVINDPQVSFYLEGDDPGYGNWIPVSIQQLFGSRRECSSYDSDADILTTYDLSEQKDIARFCEIWGASIRAQGWITDGQLVS; encoded by the coding sequence ATGAGAATACCCGACATTGAAACAGCTCTTACAGAGCTTGAAGTAATATCACCTATGCAAGCAATGTTCTATAAAGAAGCTATAGAGCAAATCCCAAGCCTTGAATATGAACAGTATATTGGCGAATACAGAGTTGACTTCCTTGTCAAGGAGAAGAAGTTTGTTATCGAGATCGATGGTCATGATTACCATAAAACTAAGGAGCAAAGAACAAGAGATTGCTTGCGACAAAGAAAGCTAAATTTGTATGGGTATTATGTAATTCGTTTTACAGGCACAGAAGTTTATAGAAATGTTGGATCTTGTGTAAGAGAAACTCTTGATTTATTGAAGCAACAACCCCAGTTTGCCAATGGAATTGCTGAAATTCATCCAGACCATTACTATTGTTTCAGGATTCAAGAGTCTGTTATGAATCTTCTTGATAGAAATAATTGTGATTTTTATCAGGATGAATGCTGTTTTAGATTCGAGCTTGGAGAATATTTTGATCCTTTGTTAATAATTAAAAGTGGGAAAATTGCGTCAGTTTCGCATTTTTTCACGCAGAATTGTGATGTTATTAATGATCCGCAGGTAAGTTTTTATCTCGAAGGTGATGATCCTGGCTATGGTAATTGGATACCAGTCTCAATACAGCAATTGTTTGGTTCTCGGAGAGAATGTTCTAGTTACGATTCAGATGCAGATATCTTGACGACTTATGATCTTTCTGAGCAAAAAGATATTGCACGTTTTTGTGAGATATGGGGAGCATCTATTCGAGCACAAGGTTGGATAACTGATGGTCAATTAGTTAGTTGA